The Marinobacter qingdaonensis genome includes a region encoding these proteins:
- a CDS encoding O-antigen ligase family protein produces the protein MAPESTEERLVWTALVWTYPLYFLGALYLSGPVVGWLLFLLFLGRFARGEQQQRIPLAVWLWCAGMLVMLISLVIGHVLNHLGTVQLIKSSIGWAKGWALLAIFILAGTQHIRPEILVRGAMHVCLHTLMLLPLFIGAWLLRLPETAYVSPIKMIGGPGPEFFAVSLYEIDPGSGLPRWRLFTPWAPALGFVANVFFLLSRLETDRFWRRSGVTASVMMILMSQSRLALLALIFMVGLLWAWRRLSAPAIAFCTAAGAFVFAFAGGWILETLASSYDAIKAARADSTRVRETLARIALQRWENEAPVWGHGVVERGPHLVEYMPIGSHHSWYGLLFVKGVVGLLALAIPMACSVCALIRAGAALPCRVAACCALLLFAYTFGENLEILAYLIWPGLIMIGVGHRLAAENRTKAAPNLPQLARPCRQETLHGEA, from the coding sequence ATGGCTCCGGAAAGTACTGAAGAACGCCTAGTCTGGACCGCTCTGGTCTGGACCTATCCCCTGTATTTTCTGGGGGCACTGTACCTGTCCGGACCGGTTGTGGGCTGGTTGCTGTTCTTGCTGTTTCTCGGACGCTTCGCTCGTGGCGAACAGCAACAGCGGATTCCGCTGGCCGTATGGCTTTGGTGCGCCGGCATGCTGGTGATGCTGATCAGCCTGGTGATTGGCCACGTGCTGAACCACCTGGGCACGGTCCAGCTCATCAAATCCTCGATCGGCTGGGCCAAGGGCTGGGCGCTTCTGGCGATTTTCATCCTGGCAGGCACGCAACACATTCGCCCAGAGATTCTGGTTCGCGGGGCGATGCATGTGTGCCTGCACACACTGATGTTGCTGCCTCTGTTTATCGGCGCCTGGCTATTGCGCCTGCCGGAAACCGCTTACGTGTCGCCCATCAAAATGATCGGCGGCCCCGGCCCCGAATTTTTCGCCGTGTCGCTCTATGAAATCGATCCGGGCAGTGGGTTGCCTCGCTGGCGCCTGTTCACACCCTGGGCGCCGGCACTGGGCTTTGTTGCCAACGTCTTTTTCCTGCTCAGCCGTCTCGAGACCGACCGTTTCTGGCGCAGAAGCGGCGTCACCGCGAGCGTGATGATGATTCTGATGTCCCAGTCACGCCTGGCTCTGCTGGCGCTGATCTTCATGGTGGGCCTGCTGTGGGCATGGCGGCGCCTGAGTGCCCCCGCCATCGCCTTCTGCACCGCTGCAGGCGCTTTCGTTTTTGCTTTCGCCGGAGGCTGGATTCTGGAAACGCTGGCCTCTTCCTACGATGCCATCAAGGCGGCCCGTGCCGATTCCACTCGGGTCAGAGAAACGCTGGCGCGCATTGCATTGCAGCGCTGGGAGAACGAGGCCCCCGTCTGGGGTCACGGTGTCGTCGAACGCGGCCCTCATCTGGTGGAGTACATGCCCATTGGCAGCCACCACAGCTGGTATGGGCTGCTGTTCGTCAAGGGCGTGGTGGGCTTGCTGGCTCTGGCAATTCCTATGGCCTGCTCTGTGTGCGCGCTGATCCGAGCCGGTGCCGCGCTGCCCTGCCGGGTGGCTGCCTGCTGTGCGCTACTGCTGTTTGCCTATACCTTCGGTGAAAACCTGGAGATCCTCGCCTACCTGATCTGGCCTGGCCTGATCATGATCGGCGTCGGCCACCGTCTGGCCGCAGAAAACAGGACCAAAGCGGCCCCGAACCTTCCACAACTCGCTCGACCCTGTCGACAGGAGACCCTCCATGGCGAAGCCTGA